The genomic stretch GGAGCTTGCCGAACAAATTCCGAACAGCTATATTCCAATGCAGTTCGATAACACTGCTAATCCTGATGCGCACCGAAAAACAACAGCGCCTGAAATCGCCCGGGCAATAGAGGAAATCGGAAAACCGCTCGGCGCTTTTGTAGCCTCCTCTGGAACGGGCGGAACCATTACCGGAACAGGTGAGGCGCTCAAAGAGCTTTTTCCGGATATCACGGTTCATGTTGTTGAGCCAGCGGGTTCGCCTGTATTATCCGGCGGAAAACCTGGCGCGCATAAACTTGTAGGAACGAGCCCAGGCTTTATACCGCCGATTTTAAATGAAGACGTTTATGATGAAATTATCAAAATCTCTGATGAAGACGCGTATACGACGACAAGACGGCTTGCTGCTGAAGAAGGAATTCTTGTCGGTCCTTCATCAGGCGCTGCCTGCTTCGCGGCAATCGAAACAGCGAAACGCCTCTCTCCTGACAAAGTTGTGGTCTGCATGACAGCTGATACAGGAGAACGGTACTTATCAACTGATTTATGGTCATTTATTTAAAAAAAGGACTGGCTTCAGCAGAAGCCGGTCCTTTTATTTTGCAAGCTCGTAAATGGCCTGAGCATATAACGCTGTCGATCTCAGCAGGTCATCAATTTCGATATATTCATCCTTTTGGTGTGCGCTGTCAGGGCGTCCGGGGAACAGCGGGCCGAACGCGACACCGGCTTTTAAGGATCTCGCATAAGTCCCCCCGCCGATTGAGATTAAATCAGCTTTTTTACCCAGCTGGCCTTCATAAACCTTTTGCAGGGTTTTGACTAACGGATGATCTGCGGACACGTGATGCGGCTTGCTGTCTTTGAATTCTCCCAGCTCAAATTCAGATGCGCTTTCGAATGTATCGCGGATCACTTTGCTTTCTGCTGTCACAGGATAGCGGATATTGATCCCGAGCTCGCCTCCTTGCCCTTCTTTATAGCGCAGTGTTCCGACATTTAATGTCAGCTCTCCGCTGATTTCATCCTCACAGTCGATGTCCAGTTTTTTTCCTCTTGTATCACCTGAGAACTTATCTGTCACAACTTGCACAAACCGCTTTCCTGCATCGTCAAGCTCAGTCTGCTGGAGAAATTCGCACAATAAAATGCCGGCATTGATCCCATTGTTCGGTTCCATCGCATGGCAGGAAAGACCGTACATACGCAAAATGAGCTGTCCGTTCTCTATTGCAGCTTCCCCTTTTTGGTCCGTCGTGCGGAGCATGTCTTTAAATGAAGACAGAATCTCTTCATTTTTCGGCCCTTCAATGACAGCTTCCGCAGCGTCGGGCACCATGTTTAAGCGAAGGCCTGATTGAAACGAGACAAGCACTGCCTTTGGTTCAGCTTGATTTGGGCGGTGCGGAATAAGTAAAGAAGCATCGATGATCCCTTTTTCCGCATTAATGATCGGAAAATCGGCGTCAGGCGCAAAGCCCATTGTTGGCATTTCTTCATGCTTGAAATAATGCTCTACGCATCTCCAATCACTTTCTTCATCTGTTCCGATAATCATTCTGACTCGCTTGGACAGGGGCAAATTCATGTCTTTCACGATTTTCAGCGCGTAGAATGCCGCCATTGTCGGGCCTTTGTCATCAATGGCGCCCCTTGCATAAATCCGTCCGTTGCGGATTTCAGCTGAAAATGGATCACTCGTCCACCCATCTCCCGGCGGCACGACGTCAACATGGCAAAGTACGCCGATAATGTCATCGCCCTCCCCCCATTCAATATGACCTGCGAAGCCGTCAAGATTTTTTGTTGTAAAGCCTTCTTTTTCTCCAAGCTCCAGCAATGAAGTCAGGCTGGCATTTACCCCTTCTCCAAACGGTTTACCGGGTCCGGCGGTTGTTTCGTCCATGACACTGTTGATTCTCAAAAATTCCTGTGTATCACGAATTAAATCCTCTTTTTTTCTGATCACTTCAACTTCCCAGTTCATAATGATCCCCTTTCCGCAAGAAATGACTTGCAAAAACCAAATAAAACGAATAATATTAATGGTGTTTTGTTAAAACGTTCGTAATTGGAGGATACTATGTTTCATCTAAAAGAGCAGCAAACATCCATAAAGCAAGAAATCATAGCAGGGCTGACGACCTTTTTCACAATGGTCTATATCGTCGTGGTCAATCCGGTCATTCTGGCTAACGCCGGGGTTCCTTTCGACCAGGTTTTCACCGCAACGATTATTGCCTCCATTGTCGGAACGCTGTGGATGGCCCTGGCAGCAAATTATCCGATTGCTATTGCGCCCGGCATGGGCTTGAACGCTTATTTAGCCTTTCATGTCGTAAGCGCAAGCGATGGCGGCATCACGTACGCAACAGCTTTCAGCGCAGTATTTACAGCAGGGGTTCTCTTCATTATTCTATCGTTAACGCCTTTAAGAAAACAACTTATAGAAGCGATTCCAAACAATTTAAAATACGGGATCACAACAGGGATCGGGCTGTTTATTGCTTTTATCGGTTTGCGTCAAGCGGGAATTGTGGCAGCTGATGAGTCAAACCTGGTCACTCTCGGCAATCTGCATTCACCTGGTGTTATCTTAACGCTGGTCGGCCTTTTGATCAGCGTGGTCCTGATGGTGCTGAATGTAAGCGGCGCTTTATTTATCGGAATGGCAGCTACCGCTTTGATCGCCTTTTTCACCGGTCAGCTCCATTTTTCAAAGGGATTTATGTCGCTTCCTCATTTGCCGGAAGGATTGATGATCTCAAATCCATTTACCGCTTTTGGCGATGTCATTCATCACGGCCTGTACGCTGTCGTCTTTTCTTTTCTATTAGTCACCATTTTTGATACGACAGGCACGATGATCGGAGTTGCCGAGCAAGCCGGGCTGATGAAAAACAACAAGCTGCCGAACGTGCGAAAAGCGCTGCTTGCTGATTCAACCGCGACGACAGTAGGAGCTGTTTTCGGCACAAGTCCGACGACTGCATTTATCGAGTCTTCCGCCGGTGTCGCAGCCGGGGGAAGAACGGGGCTTACGGCTTTGACTGTCGCGGTGATGTTTGCGGCTTCAATGTTTTTCAGTCCGCTTGTCAGCGCCTTGTCAGGTATAGCCGCCATCACCTCGCCTGCTTTGATTATCGTCGGCAGCCTGATGATGGGCTCAGTTTCCAATATGAACTGGAAAGAGATGGACGAGGCATTTCCTGCGTTTCTCGTCATTCTAGCCATGCCTTTGACCTCGAGCATTTCTACAGGAATCGCGCTTGGCTTTATTTCGTACCCAATTGTAAAAGCGGCGCGGGGAAAATGGAGAGAGATTCATCCGCTCGTCATCGTTTTCGCCATTCTGTTTTTCATCCAGCTGTTTATTTTATAAGGATAGACCAAAAAACCCAAACGTCGCCGTTTGGGTTTTTTATGTAAACAATAAAGAGACAGCGGCCGCTAAAAAACAACAGGCGGCAAACGCATAGTGCAGGATGTTGATACAGCTTTTTCTGGCCCGATAATATTCATCACTTTCCTTATCGGTGCCAATTAAAAAAGGGGCATCCATGACCTTGTCAAAAATAAGCGTCAGGATATAACGGCAAACCCCTGTGTATACCAGCAGCGCAATCACCTTCAGCCAAATTGGGGAAACAAATATGAGAACAGTGAAAGCTGACAGTAGCATGTACATCTGCCTTGCATACTCGCCATTCCTCAGCATAACTTTAAAAAACAACTCCTTATAGCCTGTGCAGATCGTTCGTCTTTTAAATATCCTTTTTGAATTTCGGTATAATAATGGTTTTCTTCTCATCCTGTCTTTTACTTTTGGCATTCCCGCCTCCTGACTCATCATCATCACAAGTCCTGCAAGGGCAAGCCTGCTTTTTTTCTCTTCAGTCACCTCAGCTTCAAAAGCCGTGAACGAGGCTGTCTTTTTCAAACTGCGGATAACTGAGAAAAACAAAAATAAAATGCCAAAAAGCGCAAGCAAGTGCCGCTCAGTAAAAACAATCAGGATAGCAGAACCAGCAAAAAGAATAGCTCTGACAAGGGTATCGCCAATCCATCTCGAAATGGAGCGCGGCTTTCTGATCCTGTCTTGCTTTAAGGATAAAAAGAATATATGAAGGCCAAACAAATAACACAATAGAGCAGTGCTTTCTGCGAATGTGATGAGAACAGAATGACTGATCAAGGGAAGGACAATGAAAAAGAGAAGCAGCCATTTAGCCAGCGTGGCCAGAAAAGAATACAAAAGCGCATACCGTTTGAGCTGATAGATGATTTCCTTCTTTTGCAGCAAAAACACTTTGTCCGCTTCCATTAAAAATGTACGAATCGAACCTGTAAACATGATCAGCACACACACAGCATACAGCCATCTCCATTCCGCCACTTCAGACCACTCATAAAGAAGGCCTCTTCCGTTCATCAAATCAATATACTGATAGATGACAAAAGCAATCGCCGGCAAAACGATATAGAGAGCGACTGTCCAGTCAATGACCGCATGCAACACTTTAAACTGATACTTATAATAGTCAAACAGCCTTCGAAAAAAGAGCGTACGCCCGTTCATAGCCGATCACCTTGAACTGCCTTATAAAAACAGTCAAGCAATGACTGCCCCTCTAATCCGGTCTTGTCCTGAACATCTTTTAACGTGCCTTGGAGAAATAATGAACCTTTCTCAATCATATAAAACCGGTCACAGATTTTTTCCGCGGTATCGAGTACATGCGTGCACATAAGAATTCCGGCTCCACGTTCTTTTTCAGCCTTAAGCATGTCCACAAAGCGTTTCGTCGATATCGGATCAAGGCCGATAAACGGTTCATCAATCACATACATATCCGGCTTAGAGAGAAAGGCCTGGATAAGCATTAGTTTTTGCTGCATGCCCTTCGAAAAGGTGACAGGCAGCTCATGTTTGACATGATCTAGCGAAAACGTCTGCAGCAGGCTTTGGGCCCGATGCGCAAATTCACTCTCTTCAATGCCGTGAAGTGTGCTGATCAGATCCAAATGCTCCCACAGCGTCAGTTCTTCGTAGAAGGACGGATGCTCCGGAATATATGCAAATGAACAGTCGTTCCAGGCAATATGCCCTTTAAAATCTTCTGAAAGGCCGAGTATCGCCTTGATTGCGGTGCTTTTTCCTGCGCCGTTAGCTCCGATCAGTCCAACCAGTTCCCCTTTTCTGACTTCCAGAAAAACATCGGTGAGCACTTTTTTTCGGCTTGTATACCCGGCCTGTTCTATTGAAGCTTCAAGCAAATTTGTCAAAACTCACTCACCTCCAAAATTTACTACGAAATAGAATAAAAAAAGTTTCTTTAACCATAATAATATTGAGCCGAAATACATAGTAATCCAACAAGGATGGCTGCCCAACGCGAAATTGGAAAAAATTAATAGGAGTTATCCCTAGATTCATCACTGCAATATCGTGTATAATGAGGGCGAATTATTTTAACAATTACAGATGTCTGCCTTTGTTGCTATTTCGTACGCAGTTGATAGTCGTGAGTTGTGGTTAGTCAAGTCCATCCGATCTTATGATAGGGAGTGGTTTTTTGAAACCTTCAACAAACCGTATGCTAACTCGAATCAAATCAGTTTACATGTTTATTCAAGAAAAAGGTCTTGTGACAACACAGGAACTGGTTGACGAATTCGGCATTACACCTAGAACGATTCAAAGAGACTTAAATGTGTTGGCATATAATGATCTTGTTCATAGTCCAAGCCGTGGCAAGTGGGAGACAACGAGAAAGAAAGTAAAGATTACCTCATAAATTGAAAATTACATAGGGCCGCCTGAGAGCGGTCCGATAGATAACAGGGCGAAGAAACTACTGAGCCTTGTTTTTGTGTGCTTATAAATAAAACCCCGCATTCGGTATGCGGGGTTTTTGTCATGCTTGCGGCTCATTTAGCAAATGAAGCTCTTCCTCTGTCAGCTCACGGTATTCTCCGGGTGCCAGAGCGGGATCTAGGGAAACGCGTCCCATCGAAAGCCGCTTCAGATAAACCACTTCATTGCCGACTGCCTTTGCCATTTGCTTGACCTGATGGTATTTTCCTTCTGTAATTGTCAGATATATAACGGTATTGCCACTGTCGTTTGTTTTGATTTCCGCTTTTGCCGGCTTTGTTTTATAGCCGCCCTCTATGTAGACACCCGTTTCCAAATCGGAAATGTCTTCCCGAGAAATCTGTGATTTTAAATGGACTTCATACGTTTTTGGAACATGCTTTTTAGGAGAAAGGAGCCGATGTGCGAGCTGGCCGTCATTTGTGAGCAGCAAAAAGCCCTCTGTATCTTTATCAAGCCTGCCGGCTGGAAATGGCTCAAATCTCATCTCCTCCGGCGTCAGCAGATCGACCACTGTTTGCTGCCGGCTGTCCTCAGTCGCCGACAGCACGCCCTGCGGTTTATTCATCATAAGATAAATGAACTCTCGATAATCAACCGGTTCCCCGTATACGGTCACCTCCTGCGTATCAGGATCAACGTGCTCCTTTACATCTTTGGCAGGTTTGCCGTCGATCATCACGGCTCCAGCCTTCACAACGGCTTTGACTTCTTTTCTGGAACCATACCCGCTGTTGGCAAGCAGCTTATCAAGTCTCATTCCCAATCTCTCCTTTATAAAAGAAAGCCCGCAGCATGCGAGCCCTCAGTTTCATCATATCTAGTTCATCAGCCTGCATGTCTGCCTTTCCTAAAGAAACCTGGCAAACGGCGGCCTAAAATTTTCTGCAAAAATCCTAATCGGTAGCCGCAATACAGGTAGACAGCTCCGCCAACAGCGGCCGCGATCACCACAACAATCGCAGCTTGCATCTGGCCATCCTGATAGGAAATAAAGAAGCCTAATACCCACTGCACGATTTTCACGGCAATACCCATAATGGCTGATAAGACCAGCATCAAAACAGTTCGTTTAACAAGTATCTTATACGAATAGCCTGCATGGCGCTTAATCATGATAAACCCATATAAAAGGGAAGCGATATATCCAAGCGCCGTCGCTAAAATCGCTCCGTCAGCCTGCATCAGCTTGATCAGCGGAACATTCAGCACAAGCTTGATCACGACACCGATCACAAGGCTGACAACCGCAAATTTTTGCTTATTGATGCCCTGCAGAATAGCTGCGTTGACTGTAAACAAAGAGAACAGAATTGCGACAGGCGAATACCAAAGCAAAATGTTTGCCCCCAGTTCAGGATGAAGGCTCTCTGACCCGTAAAAGAACGTATACGTCGGTCCTGACAATAGAGAGATCCCGACAACAGCCGGAATAATTAAAAACAGGATCGTCTGCATCGTTTGATTAATCTGCTGATTTAACAGCTTATAGTTTCCGCTTGTAAACGATTCAGTAATCGTTGGAATTAATGTCAGTCCAAAAGCAGTTGCTAGGGAAACCGGGATCATCACGAGCTTCTGAACATACAGGGTTAGAATCGCAAGCATGTCCTGGCTGATGGCTTGATGACCGGCTTCAATCATCGCTTTGTTAAACGTATTTGTATCAATATAGTTATACAAAGGGATGGCTAGTCCGACAAAAACGTACGGAGCAGCATAGCTGAACAGCTCGAAAAACATTTTCTTGTAGCTTAGGTTTGCTGTCGGACCCGTATTCGGCATCATCGCCAGCAGGCTGCCCTTCCGTTTGTTCCAATAAATATAAAGCACGACCAGCCCTCCGAAGGCACCGATCAGCGCTGCGAAGGTTGCATAGCCCACAGCGATGACAAGGCCGCCGTTGAAAACCTTCAAAATCAAGAATGTCGCACTCAATAGAAAGATGATGCGGACAATCTGTTCAACGACTTGGGAAACAGCTGTCGGACCCATCATTTGGTGCCCTTGAAAGAATCCGCGGACAAGGCTCATAATCGGTACGACCAAAAGCGCTAAGCTGACCATGCGGATGACATAAACGACATGATCAATTGTCAGGCCGTTATTATCCTTGCCTCCCAGCGATATTTCCGCAAACATCGGAGCCGATAGATACAGAATGAAAAAGGCTATCATTCCTGTGACTAGCATAACCGACATGCCCGCCTTGAGCATTTTCCTGCTTGTCTCATAATCCCCTTTTGAATTATATTTGGAAACAAATTTAGAAACAGCGGCCGGAAAGCCCATCGTAGCAATATTCAAAAATAAAGTGTATTGGTTGTATCCGTATTGAAATAATGCACCGCCTGTCGCCCCGACCATAATGCTGAAGGGAATTAAATAGACCATCCCCAGAATCCGCGATATATATGTACCGAGCGTTAATACAAACGTGCCTCTTAACAGTTTGCTTGACATGTTTCTTCATCACCATTTTCTACGAAGATTCAACTTTTCTATTTTACCACAACTGGGCATTTAGACGGTAATAAATACAAAAGCAATCCTGTGAACATTCATGTCCGCGGCAAAAGACGTTTAAGGAGCGGCTTTCTTTCGCTATAATAGTACTGCGGACGGGTGTCCGCACACGAAATGAAAAGAAAGTTGATGATAAAGATGAAACAATATGACGTAATCGTAATCGGCGGAGGCCCTTCAGGCTTGATGGCTGCGATTGCAGCAGGAGAACAGGGCGCTGGCGTGTTGCTGATAGATAAAGGAAATAAATTAGGACGGAAACTCGCGATTTCCGGGGGCGGCCGCTGCAATGTGACGAACCGCCTTCCTGTGGAAGAAATTATCAAGCACATCCCCGGCAACGGGCGTTTTTTATACAGCGCGTTTTCTGAATTTAATAATGAGGACATTATCAAGTTTTTTGAAAACCTCGGCATTCAATTGAAGGAAGAGGATCACGGCCGGATGTTTCCTGTGACCGACAAAGCCCAAAGTGTCGTTGACGCGCTGTTAAACAGGCTAAAGCAGCTCCGCGTAACAATCAGAACGAACGAGAAAATTAAATCTGTTTTATATGAAGATGGACAGGCAGCAGGGATTGTGACGAATAATGGCGAAATGATCCATAGCCAGGCAGTCATTATTGCTGTCGGCGGTAAAAGCGTGCCTCATACCGGAAGCACGGGAGACGGCTATGAATGGGCTGAAGCCGCGGGCCATACCATAACAGAGCTGTTTCCGACAGAGGTTCCCGTCACTTCTGGCGAACCGTTCATTAAGCAAAAAACACTTCAGGGCTTATCACTAAGAGATGTAGCCGTCAGTGTGTTAAATAAAAAAGGCAAACCGATTATCACACATAAAATGGACATGCTGTTTACCCATTTCGGCCTCTCAGGACCTGCCATTCTCAGATGCAGCCAATTTGTCGTAAAAGAGCTGAAAAAACAGCCTCAAGTGCCGATCAGAATCGACTTGTATCCGGATATCAATGAAGAAACGCTTTTCCAAAAGATGTATAAAGAACTGAAGGAAGCACCGAAAAAAACCATTAAAAACGTGCTGAAGCCTTGGATGCAGGAGCGCTATCTCCTATTCCTGCTCGAAAAAAACGGCATCTCTCCGAACGTATCGTTTTCTGAGCTGCCGAAGGATCCTTTCAGACAATTTGTAAGGGACTGCAAGCAGTTTACTGTCCTCGCAAATGGCACACTGTCGCTTGATAAGGCATTTGTCACGGGAGGCGGGGTATCTGTAAAAGAAATTGACCCGAAAAAGATGGCTTCTAAAAAAATGGAGGGGCTTTATTTTTGCGGTGAAATTCTGGATATCCACGGCTACACAGGCGGATACAATATTACCTCCGCCCTTGTCACAGGCAGGCTTGCAGGGCTAAATGCCGGGCAATACGCCCGTTCTTAATCATTACTCTTTAAATCTCTTGCCGCCAAACTCACATTTGAACATTCCCCGCATTCATGTTAGGGTGAGACTTGTTTTGTTTCACCTGATTGCGGGGTAATTTTAAGAGAGGAATGAGCTGCCATCGTACGACCATACTAAGCCTGCGAGCAAGATATAGGCGTACACAAAAAATTAGAGGGTGAGAAATGTTGAAACATATATCTAGTGTATTTTGGATTGTGATTGCAATCACAGCTGCAGCTGTATTATGGGGTGTTATTTCTCCTGACAGCCTGCAAAATGTGTCTCAATCGGCACAAGCATTTATTACCGATTCATTTGGTTGGTATTATCTTTTAGTTGTCTCTTTGTTTGTCGGGTTTTGTCTCTTTTTGATTTTCAGCCCGATCGGAAAAATCAAACTCGGAAAGCCTGATGAAAAACCGGAATTCGGGTTATTATCATGGTTTGCCATGCTGTTCAGCGCAGGCATGGGAATCGGCTTAGTATTCTACGGTGCGGCTGAACCGATCAGCCATTACGCAATTAGCTCTCCATCAGGTGAAACAGAAACCCCCCAAGCCTTCAGAGATGCACTCCGCTATACGTTTTTCCACTGGGGTTTGCACGCTTGGGCCATTTATGCCATTGTGGCATTATGCATTGCCTATTTCCAATTCCGCAAAGGCGCACCCGGGTTAATCAGCAGCACACTGTCACCGATTCTCGGGGATAAAGTAAACGGACCGATCGGAAAGGCCATTGACTGTATTGCAGTTTTCGCCACTGTTGTCGGGGTGTCAACAAGTCTTGGTCTTGGCGCAACCCAAATTAACGGCGGTTTGAATTACCTGTTCGGCATTCCGAATGCGTTTATCGTCCAATTGGTTTTAATCATTATTGTGACAGTGCTCTTTTTACTTTCTGCGTGGAGCGGACTCGGAAAAGGAATTAAGTATTTAAGCAACACAAACATGGTATTGGCCGGATTGTTAATGTTGTTTATGCTCGTTGTCGGGCCTACAGTGCTGATAATGAACTCATTTACAGATTCTATCGGACAATACATTCAAAATATCGTTCAAATGAGCTTCAGACTGACACCGAACGATCCTGAAAAACGCGAATGGATTAACAGCTGGACGATTTTCTATTGGGCATGGTGGATTTCCTGGTCTCCATTTGTCGGCATTTTCATCGCCCGTGTATCCAGAGGCCGGACGATCCGCGAATTTTTAATCGGCGTCTTGGTGACACCTTGTATTTTGACATTTCTATGGTTCTCCATTTTCGGCGTATCAGCCATGGATCTCCAGCAAAAAGGCGCGTTCAATGTAGCAAAGCTGTCCACTGAAACGATGCTGTTCGGAACACTTGATCACTATCCGCTGACAATGGTGACATCGATCCTTGCATTGATTCTGATCGCAGTATTCTTTATCACGTCAGCTGATTCAGCTACATTCGTGCTGGGCATGCAGACGTCGTACGGTTCTTTAAATCCGGCGAATTCTGTGAAACTCAGCTGGGGTATCATTCAGTCCGCCATGGCGGCTGTGCTCCTATATTCCGGAGGGCTTGCCGCTTTGCAGAACACAGCGATTCTGGCAGCGCTGCCGTTTTCTATCGTTATCCTGCTGATGATTGCCTCTCTCTATCAATCGCTCTCAAAAGAAAGAAGAGAGATCAAAAAAGCGGAGAAACTCGATAAACCAAGAAGTCCAAGAGTGAAAAAAGCATATTAACAAAAAAGATCTTTCCGCGCCTGCGGAAAGATCTTTTTATTTGCGATATAAAATAAGGGCGGAAAAACAGTAAAGCTGCTCGCCGTCTGGGTCGCACGCCGCCGAAACCGTATATTTGATATCTATCAGCTGCTCCTCCGATATCCCTTTTAAAAATGAATTGATTTCCGTTTGTAAGTCTTTTTCATGCTCTTCATCAAATACCGCTACCTTCAGCATTTTATCCGCTCTCCTTTCTCTATCAATCTATTCCGTTTGGAACAGCGTTATGATAGAGAAATGATGATTATCTCGTTTCCGGATAAAAAGCTTTCCGTATATGGGATTTCCTCTGTGGCTCGCCGCCGTGCTGCTCCACTTTCAGCAGCACGGCATAAACAATGCGCATATGGCAGTAGCTGATAAGGCTGACGCTGAAAAAAGGGACAATGCCCGGCAGGTACGCAAGCAAGAAAAAGAGAGCAACAGTCAGCGCAAGCATAGTAAGCGTATATTGCAAATACGCCACACTGAGCAAGAGCGAAAATTTCACATACAGACGTTTTTTCCAGTCAAAATGGACAAGCAGCGGAAACACATAAAAAAGCATGGATACGAACAAAAAGCCAAATATCATAATGGCGAAGCGCAGGATGTGCAGAAGGAAATGACTTGGATAAATTAAGGCCAAATCAATATAAATGATCACTCCGATGAGCGCCAGTACAGCGCCGAGCAGATTTGAACGAAAAAATTCACCCTTGTATTCCTGCCAAAACGTTTTGAGCACCGGAACGTTGTCCTGCCCCTGGATCCACTTCCGCATGACAGCGAATAAAGCCGCGGTCGCGGGCATGATGCCAAACACGCCGAGACCGAGCAACGTAAAAAACAGCCACAGCAAGTTTGTATACGCAAATCTCATAATCCATTCGCAAAAACGCAGCATCCGTCCCAGTGAGCCATCATGTTCCATGGCGCCCCCTCCTTTTTTGCATTATACATTCTGCATCTGAAAAAGCTCTTTCATGCCGATCGGCTTCTTTTCGGCAACCGAGCGCCACATTCCCTCACCAACCGCGATGGAGTAGGCTCCAGCTTCAGCCCCGGCTAAAATATCATAGCGGCGCAGCGGGTCTTTCCCTAAAAAAAGATCCTCAAGCAAAAGCGGATCACCTCCGCCATGCCCCCCTTCATTTTTGACCACTTGTATCGTCTGCTTTGATTCAAAAAGCGGATAGTATTCGATTGTCTGCTCAGGAAAAGCAAACGGAATTCTGGAAGGTTCGTGAAATTCATTTGATTCAATACGTCCTTTTGTGCCGTTGATCGTCAGCCGGTAGCCTTCATACGGGGCCGAAAAAATAATCGAGTAGCTTAACAGTGCGCCGCCATCATATTTGACTGCCGCCACGTACGTATCCTCGATGTCAATTTCCTCGTCAAAAATACACGCGTCAGGCCTGTATGCAGTATATAAGCTGGACTGGTCTCCTGCTTCAAGATGATCATCCTTTATAGAAGCTTTAGAGGAACGGGGATGCCACCTTGAATAGTAGTGGCATTTTTCTTTAACACGGCACGTCCCGCAAAAACGCCCGTCTTCTTCCGGCAAGGGGTTCCACTCACTGTCCGGCCCATAGTAATTCAAGGCGCCATAAGCAAATACCTCTTCCGGATTTTGCCCGAGCCACCAATTGACGAGATCGAAGTGA from Bacillus subtilis subsp. subtilis str. 168 encodes the following:
- the ytkP gene encoding putative cysteine synthase-like enzyme (Evidence 3: Putative function from multiple computational evidences; PubMedId: 12193636, 16267287; Product type e: enzyme) is translated as MLKIVANTADLIGDTPLVRLNRLQPENAAQVYLKLEFFNPSGSVKDRAAYQMIIEAEQNGLLKPGSVIIEPTSGNTGIGLAMNAAARGYKAILVMPDTMTKERINLLKAYGAEVVLTPGEERMPGSIKKAKELAEQIPNSYIPMQFDNTANPDAHRKTTAPEIARAIEEIGKPLGAFVASSGTGGTITGTGEALKELFPDITVHVVEPAGSPVLSGGKPGAHKLVGTSPGFIPPILNEDVYDEIIKISDEDAYTTTRRLAAEEGILVGPSSGAACFAAIETAKRLSPDKVVVCMTADTGERYLSTDLWSFI
- the ytjP gene encoding putative promiscuous peptidase/deacylase (Evidence 3: Putative function from multiple computational evidences; PubMedId: 7528082, 27435445; Product type e: enzyme); amino-acid sequence: MNWEVEVIRKKEDLIRDTQEFLRINSVMDETTAGPGKPFGEGVNASLTSLLELGEKEGFTTKNLDGFAGHIEWGEGDDIIGVLCHVDVVPPGDGWTSDPFSAEIRNGRIYARGAIDDKGPTMAAFYALKIVKDMNLPLSKRVRMIIGTDEESDWRCVEHYFKHEEMPTMGFAPDADFPIINAEKGIIDASLLIPHRPNQAEPKAVLVSFQSGLRLNMVPDAAEAVIEGPKNEEILSSFKDMLRTTDQKGEAAIENGQLILRMYGLSCHAMEPNNGINAGILLCEFLQQTELDDAGKRFVQVVTDKFSGDTRGKKLDIDCEDEISGELTLNVGTLRYKEGQGGELGINIRYPVTAESKVIRDTFESASEFELGEFKDSKPHHVSADHPLVKTLQKVYEGQLGKKADLISIGGGTYARSLKAGVAFGPLFPGRPDSAHQKDEYIEIDDLLRSTALYAQAIYELAK
- the pbuO gene encoding hypoxanthine/guanine permease (Evidence 1a: Function from experimental evidences in the studied strain; PubMedId: 11591660, 12923093, 15849754, 16850406, 19446032, 28583948; Product type t : transporter); the protein is MFHLKEQQTSIKQEIIAGLTTFFTMVYIVVVNPVILANAGVPFDQVFTATIIASIVGTLWMALAANYPIAIAPGMGLNAYLAFHVVSASDGGITYATAFSAVFTAGVLFIILSLTPLRKQLIEAIPNNLKYGITTGIGLFIAFIGLRQAGIVAADESNLVTLGNLHSPGVILTLVGLLISVVLMVLNVSGALFIGMAATALIAFFTGQLHFSKGFMSLPHLPEGLMISNPFTAFGDVIHHGLYAVVFSFLLVTIFDTTGTMIGVAEQAGLMKNNKLPNVRKALLADSTATTVGAVFGTSPTTAFIESSAGVAAGGRTGLTALTVAVMFAASMFFSPLVSALSGIAAITSPALIIVGSLMMGSVSNMNWKEMDEAFPAFLVILAMPLTSSISTGIALGFISYPIVKAARGKWREIHPLVIVFAILFFIQLFIL
- the ythQ gene encoding putative ABC transporter (permease) (Evidence 3: Putative function from multiple computational evidences; PubMedId: 15849754, 16850406; Product type t: transporter) — its product is MNGRTLFFRRLFDYYKYQFKVLHAVIDWTVALYIVLPAIAFVIYQYIDLMNGRGLLYEWSEVAEWRWLYAVCVLIMFTGSIRTFLMEADKVFLLQKKEIIYQLKRYALLYSFLATLAKWLLLFFIVLPLISHSVLITFAESTALLCYLFGLHIFFLSLKQDRIRKPRSISRWIGDTLVRAILFAGSAILIVFTERHLLALFGILFLFFSVIRSLKKTASFTAFEAEVTEEKKSRLALAGLVMMMSQEAGMPKVKDRMRRKPLLYRNSKRIFKRRTICTGYKELFFKVMLRNGEYARQMYMLLSAFTVLIFVSPIWLKVIALLVYTGVCRYILTLIFDKVMDAPFLIGTDKESDEYYRARKSCINILHYAFAACCFLAAAVSLLFT
- the ythP gene encoding putative ABC transporter (ATP-binding protein) (Evidence 3: Putative function from multiple computational evidences; Product type t: transporter), producing the protein MTNLLEASIEQAGYTSRKKVLTDVFLEVRKGELVGLIGANGAGKSTAIKAILGLSEDFKGHIAWNDCSFAYIPEHPSFYEELTLWEHLDLISTLHGIEESEFAHRAQSLLQTFSLDHVKHELPVTFSKGMQQKLMLIQAFLSKPDMYVIDEPFIGLDPISTKRFVDMLKAEKERGAGILMCTHVLDTAEKICDRFYMIEKGSLFLQGTLKDVQDKTGLEGQSLLDCFYKAVQGDRL